In Panthera tigris isolate Pti1 chromosome C1, P.tigris_Pti1_mat1.1, whole genome shotgun sequence, the following proteins share a genomic window:
- the LOC122240788 gene encoding late cornified envelope protein 1F-like, with translation MSCQKNQQQCQPPPKCPPKCPPKCPPVSSCCSVSSGGCCGSSSGGGGCCSSGGGGCCSSGGGGCCLSHHRRRRSHRHRHQNSDCCSQPLGGSNCCGGSSQSSGGCC, from the coding sequence ATGTCCTGCCAGAAGAACCAGCAGCAGTGCCAGCCCCCTCCCAAATGCCCCCCCAAGTGCCCCCCCAAGTGTCCTCCAGTCTCTTCCTGCTGCAGTGTCAGCTCTGGgggctgctgtggctccagctctgggggcgggggctgtTGTAGCTCCGGGGGTGGTGGCTGCTGTAGCTCTGGGGGTGGTGGCTGCTGTCTGAGCCACCACAGGAGACGCAGGTCCCACCGCCACAGGCACCAGAACTCTGACTGCTGCAGCCAGCCCTTGGGGGGCTCTAACTGCTGTGGAGGGAGCAGTCAGTCATCTGGAGGCTGCTGCTGA